A section of the Leptotrichia buccalis C-1013-b genome encodes:
- a CDS encoding immunity 49 family protein, which produces MNVLIDEQKFKENYEILSDYKFDFEMEKRCIDYIKNKKGNQLSCMRTLSSEYKVLASKNLLIENNLNSFRLNCHISEKLKILGTSKESKLYKASYSLFGLIMSNNKEWISFLKNNLNYITSNDFNSKENTYIKSKDLHRNSFLSKTTILALLGDFEEVEKRSKKYLEEPLTKSYYAYTKYDFMFFEALVNKNTEKMKRAIHKLLEPKIAKKILFDTDINYSFYLNIYVLMYSKIALLHGFDLGINDKMAPKNLIDNTSLQSYEEPYDFMKKIDLVTLTPEKWKEWTEDYSIIVPIT; this is translated from the coding sequence GTGAATGTTTTAATTGATGAACAAAAGTTCAAAGAAAATTATGAAATTTTATCTGATTATAAATTTGATTTTGAAATGGAAAAAAGATGTATAGATTACATTAAAAATAAAAAGGGAAATCAATTATCCTGTATGAGAACATTATCATCAGAGTATAAAGTACTTGCTTCAAAAAATTTATTGATAGAAAATAATTTAAATTCTTTTAGGTTAAACTGCCATATTTCAGAAAAATTAAAAATTTTAGGAACTTCTAAAGAATCAAAACTTTATAAGGCTAGCTATAGTTTATTTGGATTAATTATGTCAAATAATAAAGAATGGATAAGTTTTTTAAAAAATAATTTAAACTATATAACTTCAAATGATTTTAATTCAAAAGAGAACACCTATATAAAATCAAAAGATTTACATCGAAATTCTTTTTTATCAAAAACAACTATTTTAGCACTATTAGGAGATTTTGAAGAAGTAGAAAAAAGAAGCAAAAAATATTTGGAAGAACCATTAACTAAAAGTTATTATGCATATACAAAATATGATTTTATGTTTTTTGAAGCATTAGTAAATAAAAATACAGAAAAAATGAAACGAGCAATACATAAATTATTAGAACCTAAAATAGCTAAAAAAATTCTTTTTGATACAGATATTAATTATAGTTTTTATTTGAATATTTATGTATTAATGTATTCTAAAATAGCATTATTACATGGATTTGACTTAGGAATTAATGATAAAATGGCTCCTAAAAATTTAATTGATAATACCTCACTACAAAGTTATGAAGAACCATACGATTTTATGAAAAAAATAGATTTGGTAACATTGACACCTGAAAAATGGAAAGAATGGACAGAAGATTACTCAATAATTGTACCGATTACTTAA
- the sufC gene encoding Fe-S cluster assembly ATPase SufC gives MSLLELKNVKSEVEGKEILKGLNLTINKGEVHVIMGPNGAGKSTLASILVGHPKHELVDGEIILDGENINEDAVDERAKKGIFLSFQYPEEIPGLTVEDFLRTAKEAVTGEKQYLMQFHNELVEKMEKLHINPEYADRHLNVGFSGGEKKKNEILQMAVLEPKLAILDETDSGLDIDATKIVFEGVQKLKTKDTALLIITHYDKVLEYMKPDFVHILMDGKIVKTGGQELVESIEKDGYAKMKKDLGL, from the coding sequence ATGAGTTTGTTAGAATTGAAAAACGTAAAATCTGAAGTAGAGGGGAAGGAAATCTTAAAAGGACTGAACTTGACTATAAATAAAGGAGAAGTTCATGTAATTATGGGTCCTAATGGGGCAGGAAAATCTACACTTGCAAGTATTCTTGTGGGACATCCAAAACACGAGCTTGTTGATGGAGAAATTATTTTGGATGGAGAAAATATTAATGAAGATGCTGTTGACGAAAGAGCTAAAAAAGGTATTTTCTTGTCATTCCAATATCCTGAGGAAATACCAGGACTTACAGTAGAGGATTTTTTGAGAACTGCAAAAGAGGCTGTTACTGGGGAAAAGCAGTATTTAATGCAATTTCATAATGAATTAGTGGAAAAAATGGAAAAACTTCACATTAATCCTGAATATGCGGATAGACATTTAAATGTTGGATTTTCTGGTGGAGAAAAGAAAAAGAATGAAATTTTACAGATGGCAGTTTTAGAGCCAAAATTGGCTATTCTGGATGAAACTGATTCTGGGCTTGATATTGACGCAACAAAGATTGTATTTGAAGGAGTCCAAAAATTAAAGACTAAGGATACGGCTTTGCTTATAATTACACACTATGATAAGGTTCTTGAATATATGAAGCCTGATTTTGTTCATATTCTGATGGATGGAAAAATTGTTAAGACAGGTGGACAGGAATTAGTGGAAAGCATTGAAAAAGATGGTTATGCTAAAATGAAAAAAGACTTGGGATTATAA
- the sufB gene encoding Fe-S cluster assembly protein SufB gives MENRKKTYVADIERGVYDIKDEGHYRYKVDKGLTAEIINKISDRKNEPDWMREFRLKALEVYDSKPMTDWGPDLSDLDVNDIVHYLEPDSAPMNENWDDVPSYIRDTFDRLGIPEAEKQSLAGVGAQYDSEVVYHSIHKDLEEQGVIYTDIETAIVEYEDIMKEHFMKLISINDHKFAALHGAVWSGGSFIYVPKGVKVKMPLQSYFRLNAPEAGQFEHTLIIVDEGADLHFIEGCSAPKYKKNVLHAGAVELIVKKGARLRYSTIENWSRNMYNLNTKRALVEEDGVIEWVSGSFGSRVSMLYPMSILKGDRSRCEFTGVTFAAAGQYLDTGCKIIHQGKQTSSTVHSKSISKNGGTAFYRGLLKVLPEATGSRSTVECESLMLDNLSSSDTIPIIDINNDSVDIGHEAKIGRISDEAIFYLMSRGISEDEAKAMIVRGFVEPISKELPLEYAVELNKLIELELEGTIG, from the coding sequence ATGGAAAATAGAAAAAAAACGTATGTTGCGGATATTGAGCGTGGTGTATATGATATAAAAGATGAAGGGCATTACAGATATAAAGTTGATAAGGGGCTTACAGCAGAAATTATTAATAAAATTTCAGATAGAAAAAATGAGCCTGATTGGATGAGAGAATTTAGATTAAAAGCGCTAGAAGTTTATGATTCAAAGCCAATGACTGATTGGGGTCCTGACTTGTCAGATCTTGATGTGAATGATATTGTGCATTATTTAGAGCCTGATTCGGCACCTATGAATGAAAACTGGGATGACGTACCAAGTTACATAAGAGATACTTTTGATAGACTTGGGATTCCCGAGGCTGAGAAACAATCGCTTGCAGGAGTAGGGGCGCAATATGATTCAGAAGTGGTTTATCATAGTATCCATAAGGATTTGGAAGAACAAGGAGTAATTTATACCGATATTGAAACTGCTATTGTGGAATACGAGGATATAATGAAGGAACATTTTATGAAATTAATTTCAATTAATGATCATAAATTTGCCGCATTGCATGGAGCTGTGTGGTCAGGTGGGTCTTTCATTTACGTACCAAAAGGAGTAAAAGTAAAAATGCCACTTCAATCGTATTTTAGATTAAATGCGCCTGAAGCTGGACAATTTGAGCATACACTTATAATTGTAGATGAAGGAGCCGATTTGCACTTTATTGAAGGATGTTCAGCACCAAAATACAAAAAAAATGTACTTCATGCAGGAGCAGTGGAATTGATTGTAAAAAAAGGAGCAAGATTACGGTACTCTACAATTGAAAACTGGTCAAGAAATATGTATAACTTGAATACAAAAAGAGCATTAGTTGAAGAAGATGGTGTAATAGAATGGGTCTCAGGATCCTTTGGTTCAAGAGTTTCCATGCTTTATCCAATGAGCATTTTAAAGGGAGATCGTTCAAGATGTGAATTTACAGGAGTTACATTTGCTGCAGCTGGACAATATCTTGACACAGGATGTAAAATTATTCACCAAGGAAAACAGACAAGCTCAACTGTTCACTCGAAATCAATTTCAAAAAATGGTGGAACAGCTTTTTATAGAGGACTTTTAAAAGTATTGCCAGAAGCAACAGGATCAAGGTCAACTGTGGAATGTGAATCGCTAATGCTGGATAATCTGTCAAGTTCCGACACTATACCAATAATTGATATAAATAACGACAGCGTAGATATTGGGCATGAAGCAAAAATTGGAAGAATAAGCGATGAAGCGATATTTTACCTTATGTCAAGAGGTATCAGTGAAGATGAAGCGAAGGCGATGATTGTAAGAGGATTCGTTGAGCCAATTTCTAAGGAGCTTCCGCTTGAATATGCTGTAGAGCTTAATAAATTGATAGAGCTGGAACTTGAAGGAACTATTGGATAA
- the sufD gene encoding Fe-S cluster assembly protein SufD, with the protein MLEKSSIQNLDNSDYRLKIFEEYKTLEKVNWKRVGYKYEEPETFKEFNNLEVKNENQDGVVIKNINDSLQELESLKNDNDYGLGDFFKKQNFAFYNEGKYLKIKERKTVEKPIYLNYRANKENNFLVDYNVIEVEDFAKVTVIITYDSEDDTPVYHNGIIKVFTGRNAEVKIIKIQTLNTNSSNFESSKIETLGQGKTQYYSVELGGKINAISHKSYLEEDSAEVYVWPAYLADEDRKLDLEYSVVFRGRRTIGELQGRGAVKDTAKKVFRGNLYFKQGSSKSEGREGEFAILLNDKIKADSIPTLFCSEDDVIGEHAASVGKVDESKLFYLMSRGLSEGRAKKLIVESSFRPIMDNIDDEKLREKLFEELERRI; encoded by the coding sequence ATGTTAGAAAAATCAAGCATACAAAATCTTGATAACAGTGATTACAGATTAAAAATTTTTGAAGAATATAAAACACTTGAAAAAGTTAATTGGAAAAGGGTTGGCTACAAATATGAGGAGCCTGAAACTTTTAAGGAATTTAATAATCTGGAAGTTAAAAATGAAAATCAAGATGGAGTTGTTATAAAAAATATAAATGATTCCCTGCAAGAACTTGAAAGTTTGAAAAACGATAATGATTATGGATTGGGAGATTTTTTCAAGAAACAGAACTTTGCTTTTTATAATGAAGGTAAATATTTGAAAATAAAAGAGAGAAAAACTGTTGAAAAGCCAATTTACTTAAATTATCGTGCAAATAAAGAAAATAATTTTTTAGTTGACTACAATGTTATTGAAGTGGAAGATTTTGCAAAAGTTACAGTAATAATTACTTATGATTCAGAAGATGATACACCAGTTTATCACAATGGGATTATAAAAGTGTTTACAGGACGAAATGCAGAAGTAAAAATTATAAAAATACAAACTTTAAATACAAATAGTTCCAATTTTGAATCATCTAAGATAGAAACTTTGGGACAAGGAAAAACTCAATATTACAGCGTTGAACTAGGTGGAAAGATTAATGCAATAAGTCATAAATCTTATCTTGAGGAAGATTCAGCAGAAGTTTATGTATGGCCTGCATACCTTGCTGATGAGGATAGAAAGCTGGACTTGGAATATTCTGTAGTTTTCCGTGGACGTAGAACAATTGGAGAGCTTCAAGGAAGAGGGGCTGTAAAAGATACGGCTAAAAAAGTATTTCGTGGAAACCTTTACTTTAAGCAAGGTTCTAGTAAATCTGAAGGACGTGAAGGGGAATTTGCTATCTTGTTAAATGATAAAATAAAGGCTGACTCTATTCCAACATTATTCTGTAGCGAAGATGACGTTATCGGAGAACATGCCGCTTCTGTCGGAAAAGTTGATGAATCAAAATTATTTTATCTAATGAGCCGTGGACTTTCTGAAGGAAGGGCAAAAAAATTAATAGTAGAATCTTCGTTCCGTCCAATAATGGATAACATTGATGACGAAAAGTTAAGGGAAAAATTATTTGAAGAACTGGAAAGAAGAATTTAA
- a CDS encoding SufS family cysteine desulfurase — translation MNYRKEFPIFKNRNNHYLDTAATSQKPKRVLDKIMEYYEKYNGNPGRGSHTLSMEASNLMANARKTVQKFINAKYPEEVIFTKSTTESINLIAYSYGMEFINENDEIILGISNHHANIVPWQFVAKKKNAKIKFVYLAENGQFDIEDFKNKLSDKTKLVAISAVVNVTGVIQPIKEIIEIARNKNKNIRILVDAAQSMLHFKHDVQELDADFLVFSGHKLFTPMGIGVMYGKKDILDKMPPFLYGGDMIEFVTEQESTFAPLPNKFEGGTQNVEGAVTLEEAINFIEEISYEKINEIENSLTKIALEKLKKLDFVETYFTKNVESAGIIAFNVKNVHSHDVAFILDSYDVAVRSGHHCAQPLMKYLGVSSCCRASFSIYNNEEDIDKLIEGLLKVKEVFEL, via the coding sequence ATGAATTACAGAAAAGAATTTCCAATATTTAAGAACAGAAATAATCACTATCTTGATACAGCGGCAACTTCACAAAAGCCAAAAAGAGTGCTGGATAAAATTATGGAATATTATGAAAAATATAATGGTAATCCAGGACGTGGTTCGCATACTTTGTCTATGGAAGCCTCAAACTTGATGGCAAACGCACGTAAAACTGTACAGAAATTTATTAATGCAAAATATCCTGAAGAAGTGATTTTCACAAAAAGTACGACAGAATCAATCAATTTGATAGCCTATTCCTATGGAATGGAATTTATAAACGAAAACGACGAGATAATTCTAGGAATTTCAAATCATCACGCAAATATTGTCCCTTGGCAATTTGTAGCTAAAAAGAAAAATGCTAAGATAAAATTTGTTTATCTTGCTGAAAATGGACAATTTGATATTGAAGATTTTAAAAATAAACTGTCAGATAAAACAAAACTTGTGGCTATTTCTGCTGTGGTAAATGTTACAGGAGTTATTCAGCCAATAAAGGAAATTATTGAAATTGCACGAAATAAAAATAAAAATATACGTATTCTTGTGGATGCTGCACAGTCGATGCTACATTTTAAACATGATGTTCAAGAACTGGATGCAGATTTTCTTGTATTTTCAGGACATAAATTATTTACTCCAATGGGAATTGGAGTTATGTACGGAAAAAAGGATATTCTTGATAAAATGCCGCCTTTTTTATACGGTGGAGATATGATTGAGTTTGTAACGGAGCAAGAATCAACATTTGCACCACTTCCAAATAAGTTTGAAGGCGGGACTCAAAATGTGGAAGGTGCAGTAACTCTGGAAGAAGCAATTAATTTTATTGAAGAAATTAGTTACGAAAAAATTAATGAAATTGAAAATTCGCTTACGAAAATTGCTTTGGAAAAATTGAAAAAATTGGATTTTGTGGAAACATATTTTACCAAAAATGTTGAAAGTGCTGGAATTATTGCCTTTAATGTAAAAAATGTGCATTCTCACGATGTGGCATTTATACTGGATTCTTATGATGTGGCAGTTCGTTCGGGGCATCATTGTGCACAGCCTTTAATGAAGTATTTGGGAGTGTCGTCTTGCTGTCGTGCAAGTTTTAGCATTTATAATAATGAAGAAGACATTGATAAATTAATAGAGGGACTTCTGAAAGTGAAGGAAGTTTTTGAATTATAA
- the sufU gene encoding Fe-S cluster assembly sulfur transfer protein SufU — MNLEKIYQQTILEYSRRKELNREIENPTFAERGHNPNCGDDLTLEIKTDENDVITDAAFIGSGCAISTASMAMLIDLVKGKTMEEAKEKVDLFFKMMKQEEKLTGEESKKLGDAVLMEYVAQMPARVKCATLSWHSLKVIVEKNEK; from the coding sequence ATGAATTTAGAAAAAATATACCAACAGACAATACTGGAATACAGTAGACGTAAGGAACTGAATCGTGAAATTGAAAATCCGACGTTTGCAGAGCGTGGACATAATCCAAACTGTGGAGATGACTTGACGCTGGAAATAAAAACTGATGAAAATGATGTAATAACAGATGCGGCTTTTATTGGAAGCGGATGTGCTATTTCAACGGCTTCTATGGCTATGCTAATTGACTTGGTAAAGGGAAAGACAATGGAAGAGGCGAAGGAAAAAGTGGATTTATTTTTTAAAATGATGAAGCAGGAAGAAAAATTGACAGGTGAGGAAAGTAAAAAGCTGGGAGATGCGGTGCTTATGGAGTATGTGGCTCAAATGCCTGCGAGAGTTAAATGTGCAACGCTTAGTTGGCATTCGTTGAAAGTTATTGTAGAGAAAAACGAAAAATAG
- a CDS encoding PolC-type DNA polymerase III — MSTKYLKIKPSKDFSRKYEIRNFEIEYVSLFSRKKEMQVFIKVNSFNADNEIQDLRQLLYKNFESEGLKLRMKMDINSELIKKDVVGFIKFAIESYKCESQRYQYIFASYEVENLEDTIFIKLPSHHLIEEAKRVEIKDRLTQRIHDCVDNLIKIEFVNGDFKEIKEKIKAQNELNSIKSSELPQYENSNGNFNNGNSNSNFSNGGNFSNNNNNGNNNGNGFRRKQIPDMDAVAFSTLDILNDGENVALEGKIFNLDMRETKNGKLMCDFMITDYTNSVSCRIFFSTKKDVQVKLGDWVKVTGTFESDMYTGEKYIRTQKVEAIDSKDVKKEDNAPKKRIELHAHTNMSEMSGVMSIKDYAKRAKEFGHSGIAVTDYGVVHSFPFAFKEANEDFKVIFGMEAYVVDDEQDLITNPKDKMIEDEIYVVFDIETTGFDPFNDKIIEIGAVKMRGREVIGEFSEFVNPEIPIPQKITELTTITDEMVANAEKIETVLPRFLEFCTGTTVVAHNAKFDVGFIKQKTIDQGLEYSPSVIDTLPLARTLLPELRGYGLANLVKYFGITLETHHRAVDDAKATAEVFQKFLNMILSKGILKLIEINTDLQPNIQNSETLNTMILVKNQAGLRDLYELVSRSHIEFFGKRRPRIPKSLLNSMRENLLIASSASASERNRGELVNLYLRGTEKDDIEEKAKFYDYIEIHPTANYTDRVEKRSKEIENYDIIREMNKYFYELGKKLNKIVVATGDTHYLEEREVINRNVLLLGSGTMWKTEVAEGVKEYEFFDRKLYFKTTEEMLEEFKYLGEETAQEVVVENTHRISDMIEQVRPIPTGFYPPKIEGAEDEVRKMTYSKLKELYGENIDPDLKERVEKELNSIIQNGFAVLYLIAQKLVHKSVDAGYLVGSRGSVGSSIVAYLMGITEVNGLYPHYRCPKCKHTEFMNEEGSGVDYPDKNCPECGTKYIKDGHAIPFEVFMGFNGDKVPDIDLNFSGEYQGEIHKYTEELFGSDNVFRAGTISTLAEKNAFGYVKKYLEEVEGTPEIKERKAEVMRIAKGCEGARKTTGQHPGGMIVVPKDKSIYDFCPIQRPANDMKATSKTTHFDYHVMDEQLVKLDILGHDDPTTLRILQDLTGVDIYTIPLDDKEVMSLFSGTEALGVTPDEIGSPTGTSGIPEFGTSFVKQMLVDTRPKTFAELVRISGLSHGTDVWLNNAQDYVRSGIATLSQIITVRDDIMNKLIDDGLDKSLAFSIMEFVRKGQPTKNPEKWREFSKTMKEHGVEQWYIDSCEKIKYMFPKGHAVAYVMMAVRIAYFKVHYPIEFYTAFLNRKVGDFKMTTMFRPVEDLKQAKMELDRKGTLNVKEKQELFLYEILIEMHYRKIELEQIDIYKSEAKLFTIQDGKIRMPLIAMDGLGEAVAENIVSERKVDFLSIEDLVKRTKLNKTIVELMKEYGCLKDLSATNQQTLF; from the coding sequence ATGAGTACAAAGTATTTGAAAATCAAGCCTTCGAAAGATTTTTCCAGAAAATATGAAATTAGAAATTTTGAAATTGAATATGTTAGCCTATTTTCCAGAAAAAAAGAAATGCAGGTGTTTATAAAAGTTAATAGCTTTAATGCGGATAATGAGATACAGGATTTGAGACAGCTGCTTTATAAAAATTTTGAATCTGAAGGATTGAAATTGCGGATGAAGATGGATATTAATTCAGAACTGATAAAAAAGGATGTTGTTGGCTTTATAAAATTTGCAATTGAAAGTTATAAATGTGAAAGCCAGAGATACCAGTACATTTTTGCAAGTTATGAAGTTGAAAATCTGGAAGATACGATATTTATAAAATTGCCGTCACATCATTTGATAGAAGAGGCAAAAAGAGTTGAAATTAAGGACAGACTTACGCAAAGGATTCATGATTGTGTGGACAATTTAATAAAAATTGAGTTTGTAAATGGGGATTTTAAAGAAATTAAAGAAAAAATAAAAGCTCAAAATGAATTAAATTCAATAAAATCGAGCGAATTGCCTCAATATGAAAATAGTAACGGAAATTTTAACAACGGGAATAGCAATAGTAATTTTTCAAATGGTGGAAATTTCAGTAATAATAACAATAATGGTAATAATAATGGAAATGGATTTAGACGAAAACAAATTCCTGATATGGATGCAGTGGCTTTTTCTACGCTTGATATTTTGAATGATGGAGAAAATGTTGCATTGGAAGGTAAAATCTTTAATTTGGATATGAGAGAAACTAAAAATGGGAAATTAATGTGTGATTTTATGATTACAGATTATACAAATTCCGTTAGCTGCAGAATTTTCTTTAGTACAAAAAAAGATGTTCAGGTTAAACTTGGCGACTGGGTAAAAGTTACAGGAACATTTGAATCGGATATGTACACTGGGGAAAAATATATAAGAACTCAGAAAGTGGAAGCCATTGACTCCAAAGATGTGAAAAAAGAAGACAATGCTCCAAAAAAAAGAATAGAACTTCATGCACATACAAATATGAGCGAAATGAGCGGAGTTATGTCAATCAAGGATTATGCAAAAAGAGCGAAAGAATTTGGACATAGCGGGATTGCTGTGACAGATTATGGAGTGGTGCATTCGTTTCCGTTTGCATTTAAGGAGGCAAATGAGGATTTTAAGGTTATTTTTGGGATGGAGGCGTATGTAGTCGATGATGAGCAGGACTTGATTACAAATCCTAAGGACAAGATGATTGAAGATGAAATTTATGTTGTATTCGATATTGAAACGACTGGATTTGATCCGTTTAATGACAAGATAATTGAAATTGGAGCTGTAAAAATGCGTGGAAGGGAAGTTATTGGAGAATTTTCTGAATTTGTAAATCCTGAAATTCCAATTCCTCAAAAAATAACAGAACTTACAACAATTACTGACGAAATGGTTGCAAATGCTGAAAAAATAGAAACTGTGTTGCCAAGATTTCTGGAATTTTGCACAGGCACGACAGTAGTTGCTCACAATGCGAAATTTGATGTGGGATTTATCAAGCAAAAAACTATTGATCAAGGACTTGAGTATTCCCCAAGCGTAATTGATACGTTGCCCTTGGCTAGAACATTGCTTCCAGAGTTGAGAGGATATGGACTTGCTAATTTGGTAAAATATTTTGGAATTACACTTGAAACACATCACAGGGCTGTTGATGATGCGAAGGCGACTGCGGAAGTTTTTCAGAAATTTTTAAATATGATTTTAAGTAAGGGAATTTTGAAACTGATTGAAATTAATACGGATTTACAGCCGAATATTCAAAATTCTGAAACATTGAATACGATGATTTTGGTAAAAAATCAGGCTGGGCTTCGTGACTTGTACGAGCTTGTATCACGTTCACATATAGAATTTTTCGGGAAAAGAAGACCTAGAATACCAAAAAGCTTATTAAACAGCATGAGAGAAAATTTGTTAATTGCAAGTTCTGCTTCGGCTTCTGAAAGAAATAGGGGTGAATTGGTAAATCTTTATTTACGTGGAACTGAAAAAGATGATATTGAAGAAAAAGCAAAATTTTATGACTACATTGAAATTCATCCTACTGCAAATTATACTGACAGAGTAGAAAAAAGAAGCAAGGAAATTGAAAATTACGATATAATCAGGGAAATGAACAAATATTTTTACGAACTTGGGAAAAAACTGAATAAAATTGTGGTTGCGACAGGAGATACTCATTATCTGGAAGAACGTGAAGTAATTAACAGAAATGTCTTGCTTCTGGGAAGTGGAACGATGTGGAAAACTGAAGTTGCAGAAGGTGTTAAAGAATATGAATTTTTTGACAGAAAACTTTATTTCAAAACTACTGAAGAAATGCTGGAAGAGTTTAAATATTTGGGAGAAGAAACGGCTCAGGAAGTCGTTGTGGAAAATACACATAGAATCAGTGATATGATAGAACAAGTGCGACCAATTCCGACTGGATTCTATCCGCCGAAAATTGAAGGTGCTGAAGATGAAGTAAGGAAAATGACTTATAGTAAGCTGAAAGAGCTTTATGGCGAAAATATTGACCCAGATTTGAAGGAAAGAGTGGAAAAAGAGCTTAATTCGATTATTCAAAATGGATTTGCGGTACTTTATCTGATTGCACAAAAACTTGTACATAAATCGGTGGATGCAGGTTATCTTGTAGGTTCACGTGGTTCAGTTGGATCTTCAATAGTTGCCTATCTTATGGGAATTACCGAAGTGAACGGACTTTATCCACATTACAGATGTCCTAAATGTAAGCATACGGAATTTATGAACGAGGAAGGAAGCGGAGTTGACTATCCTGATAAAAATTGTCCAGAATGTGGTACAAAATATATAAAAGATGGACACGCCATCCCATTTGAAGTATTTATGGGATTTAATGGAGATAAAGTGCCAGATATTGACTTGAACTTTTCTGGGGAATATCAAGGGGAAATTCATAAATATACGGAAGAGCTGTTTGGAAGCGACAATGTCTTTCGTGCGGGAACGATTTCTACGCTTGCTGAAAAGAATGCTTTTGGATATGTGAAAAAGTATCTTGAAGAAGTGGAAGGAACGCCTGAAATAAAGGAAAGAAAAGCGGAAGTTATGAGAATTGCAAAAGGCTGTGAAGGTGCGAGAAAAACTACTGGACAGCATCCTGGCGGAATGATAGTAGTTCCGAAAGACAAGTCAATTTACGATTTCTGCCCAATCCAGCGTCCTGCCAATGATATGAAAGCTACTTCAAAAACAACCCATTTCGATTATCACGTAATGGACGAACAGCTTGTAAAACTGGATATACTGGGACACGACGATCCGACAACACTTAGAATTTTACAGGATTTGACAGGTGTTGATATTTATACGATTCCGCTTGATGATAAGGAAGTAATGAGTTTATTCAGCGGTACAGAGGCACTTGGTGTAACTCCAGATGAAATCGGCTCTCCGACAGGTACATCAGGAATACCTGAATTTGGTACATCTTTTGTAAAACAGATGCTAGTTGACACACGTCCAAAAACTTTTGCGGAATTAGTCAGAATTTCTGGACTTTCACACGGAACAGACGTTTGGCTGAATAATGCACAGGATTACGTAAGAAGTGGAATTGCAACCTTGAGTCAGATTATCACGGTGCGGGATGACATTATGAATAAACTGATTGATGATGGACTGGATAAATCATTAGCCTTTTCCATAATGGAGTTTGTCAGAAAAGGACAGCCTACGAAAAATCCTGAAAAATGGCGGGAATTTTCTAAAACGATGAAGGAACACGGTGTAGAGCAGTGGTACATTGATTCATGCGAAAAAATAAAATATATGTTTCCGAAAGGACACGCTGTGGCTTATGTAATGATGGCAGTGAGAATCGCCTACTTCAAAGTCCATTACCCAATCGAATTTTATACAGCTTTCCTAAATAGAAAAGTCGGAGATTTTAAAATGACAACAATGTTCAGACCAGTAGAAGACTTGAAACAGGCAAAAATGGAGTTGGACAGAAAAGGAACTTTAAATGTGAAGGAAAAACAAGAATTATTTTTGTATGAAATTTTAATTGAAATGCACTACCGTAAAATCGAGCTGGAACAAATTGACATTTATAAATCTGAAGCGAAACTTTTCACAATACAGGACGGGAAAATCAGAATGCCATTAATCGCAATGGATGGACTAGGAGAAGCTGTTGCTGAAAATATTGTTTCTGAACGAAAAGTTGACTTTTTATCAATCGAAGATTTAGTAAAACGTACAAAATTGAATAAAACGATTGTGGAACTGATGAAAGAATATGGATGTTTGAAGGATTTGTCAGCAACAAATCAGCAGACATTATTTTAG